Proteins from a genomic interval of Rosa chinensis cultivar Old Blush chromosome 2, RchiOBHm-V2, whole genome shotgun sequence:
- the LOC112186984 gene encoding 5'-nucleotidase SurE isoform X2, protein MERESSLLASHFSSKLSFSILILRDRSVAGHSVTVGETISVSSAQINGATAFEVSGTPADCVSLALSGALFSNFSKPALVVSGINRGSSSGINMFYSGAVAGAREALLCGVPSLCISMNWKKDVSCESDMKDAATVCSPLICAAVKSIQEGVFPKSCLLNIEIPSCPLTNKGFKVTKQSQWRSSLSWKAVSTNKHPPPANFMSNQQSLGIQLAQLSREASIAGAARRLNSQRKTVEVESVGVARKMSSQKTVKFFRLEFLEERQEYVDEDLDIRALEDGFVAITPICLSPSVQSEIQTSVSNWIAGAVLSNNRLAL, encoded by the exons atggagagagaatcGAGTCTCCTGGCCTCACATTTCTCGTCCAAGCTCTCCTTCTCGATTCTCATCTTGAG AGATAGATCAGTGGCTGGCCACTCTGTAACTGTTGGTGAGACAATTTCAGTGTCTTCTGCACAAATCAATGGTGCCACGGCTTTTGAAGTTTCCG GGACTCCTGCGGATTGTGTCTCTTTAGCATTATCAGGGGCATTGTTCTCCAACTTTTCAAAGCCTGCTTTG GTAGTCAGTGGAATAAACAGAGGATCAAGTTCTGGAATCAACAT GTTCTACTCGGGTGCTGTTGCTGGAGCTAGAGAGGCGTTGCTATGCGGTGTACCCTCTCTGTGCATATCAATGAATTG GAAGAAGGATGTAAGCTGTGAAAGTGATATGAAGGATGCAGCCACTGTGTGCTCACCGTTGATATGTGCAGCTGTAAAAAGCATCCAGGAGGGAGTTTTCCCCAAAAGTTGTTTACTCAATATTGAGATTCCTAGTTGTCCTTTGACAAATAAG GGCTTCAAAGTGACCAAGCAGAGTCAGTGGAGGTCCTCTTTGAGCTGGAAAGCTGTGTCAACAAACAAACATCCTCCCCCTGCAAATTTCATGTCCAATCAGCAAAGCCTTGGTATTCAACTAGCACAGCTCAGCCGCGAAGCTTCAATAGCT GGTGCAGCTCGCCGCTTGAACTCTCAGCGCAAGACTGTAGAGGTTGAATCGGTTGGTGTAGCCAGAAAAATGAGCTCCCAAAAAACAGTAAAATTCTTCCGTTTAGAG TTCTTAGAGGAGCGGCAGGAATATGTAGATGAAGATCTAGATATCAGAGCACTTGAAGATGGATTT GTTGCGATTACTCCGATTTGCTTATCTCCATCTGTTCAATCGGAAATTCAAACGTCAGTGTCGAATTGGATTGCTGGAGCAGTACTTTCGAACAACCGGTTGGCATTATAG
- the LOC112186984 gene encoding 5'-nucleotidase SurE isoform X1 translates to MTTSLKSSFMPPSLISNLQQVLALKSDGAEKHASEPNKVSCNSSSSSSCCALMPSEDTKDKHCPKPVVLVTNGERIESPGLTFLVQALLLDSHLEVCVCAPKSDRSVAGHSVTVGETISVSSAQINGATAFEVSGTPADCVSLALSGALFSNFSKPALVVSGINRGSSSGINMFYSGAVAGAREALLCGVPSLCISMNWKKDVSCESDMKDAATVCSPLICAAVKSIQEGVFPKSCLLNIEIPSCPLTNKGFKVTKQSQWRSSLSWKAVSTNKHPPPANFMSNQQSLGIQLAQLSREASIAGAARRLNSQRKTVEVESVGVARKMSSQKTVKFFRLEFLEERQEYVDEDLDIRALEDGFVAITPICLSPSVQSEIQTSVSNWIAGAVLSNNRLAL, encoded by the exons ATGACGACCTCTCTGAAAAGCAGTTTCATGCCTCCGAGCTTGATCTCGAATCTTCAACAAGTTTTGGCTCTCAAAAGCGACGGTGCAGAGAAGCATGCTTCTGAACCAAACAAAGTTTCTtgtaattcttcttcttcctcttcatgtTGCGCTTTGATGCCTTCTGAGGACACTAAAGACAAGCACTGTCCAAAGCCAGTGGTTTTagtcacaaatggagagagaatcGAGTCTCCTGGCCTCACATTTCTCGTCCAAGCTCTCCTTCTCGATTCTCATCTTGAGGTCTGCGTCTGCGCTCCTAAATC AGATAGATCAGTGGCTGGCCACTCTGTAACTGTTGGTGAGACAATTTCAGTGTCTTCTGCACAAATCAATGGTGCCACGGCTTTTGAAGTTTCCG GGACTCCTGCGGATTGTGTCTCTTTAGCATTATCAGGGGCATTGTTCTCCAACTTTTCAAAGCCTGCTTTG GTAGTCAGTGGAATAAACAGAGGATCAAGTTCTGGAATCAACAT GTTCTACTCGGGTGCTGTTGCTGGAGCTAGAGAGGCGTTGCTATGCGGTGTACCCTCTCTGTGCATATCAATGAATTG GAAGAAGGATGTAAGCTGTGAAAGTGATATGAAGGATGCAGCCACTGTGTGCTCACCGTTGATATGTGCAGCTGTAAAAAGCATCCAGGAGGGAGTTTTCCCCAAAAGTTGTTTACTCAATATTGAGATTCCTAGTTGTCCTTTGACAAATAAG GGCTTCAAAGTGACCAAGCAGAGTCAGTGGAGGTCCTCTTTGAGCTGGAAAGCTGTGTCAACAAACAAACATCCTCCCCCTGCAAATTTCATGTCCAATCAGCAAAGCCTTGGTATTCAACTAGCACAGCTCAGCCGCGAAGCTTCAATAGCT GGTGCAGCTCGCCGCTTGAACTCTCAGCGCAAGACTGTAGAGGTTGAATCGGTTGGTGTAGCCAGAAAAATGAGCTCCCAAAAAACAGTAAAATTCTTCCGTTTAGAG TTCTTAGAGGAGCGGCAGGAATATGTAGATGAAGATCTAGATATCAGAGCACTTGAAGATGGATTT GTTGCGATTACTCCGATTTGCTTATCTCCATCTGTTCAATCGGAAATTCAAACGTCAGTGTCGAATTGGATTGCTGGAGCAGTACTTTCGAACAACCGGTTGGCATTATAG
- the LOC112189317 gene encoding heat stress transcription factor A-2, producing MVVSYGGYGGGGSCSPFSSTAQITQPKEASEEAVKVKEEEEAVNFKGGSFDGSSASTSSSTASPKLTEEVEEPNKAVELAKPEVVQIKAESIEFVVDDYDGRDCFNCVSGSNINGSYSSSSSKVLPKPMECLLETGPPPFLNKTFQMVDDPETDLIVSWSEARQSFIVWDCHEFSKTLLPMYFKHSNFSSFIRQLNTYGFKKVDPDRWEFVNEGFQGGKKHLLKSIKRRSRYNKQPQGSNISANSTKKAGLEVQLETLKKDQDVLKLEILNLKQQQKYSQHQLTAVEERIRNSECKQQRMLLFLTKTTRKPNFVEQLMQKRALKRELEGGDLGKRRRLLSAQGFEDFGDCGDQVQVLAGQLPEVVVPQQQETPLPASVVDKSCSSLQNNKPQAEVHFVYHDMSDKLLQENSVFDDEYAVNDSNFYQELEDLITGPHDFDDLVVKPRDWSGYVSNCLVEQAGCVGSMP from the exons ATGGTGGTTTCTTACGGTGGTTATGGTGGTGGTGGATCTTGTTCGCCATTTTCATCGACGGCCCAGATTACACAACCCAAAGAGGCTTCAGAAGAAGCTGTGAAagtcaaggaagaagaagaggcagtGAATTTTAAAGGTGGTAGTTTTGATGGGTCATCTGCTTCTACATCTTCCTCCACCGCTTCACCAAAGCTCACAGAGGAAGTGGAGGAACCAAACAAGGCCGTGGAATTAGCGAAACCAGAGGTGGTCCAAATCAAAGCAGAGAGCATAGAGTTTGTGGTGGATGATTATGATGGTAGAGATTGCTTCAATTGTGTTAGTGGTAGTAATATTAATGGatcatattcttcttcttcttcaaaggtgTTGCCCAAGCCCATGGAGTGTTTGCTCGAAACAGGGCCGCCACCTTTTCTCAACAAGACATTTCAGATGGTGGACGACCCGGAAACCGACCTGATTGTGTCGTGGAGCGAAGCTCGCCAAAGCTTCATTGTTTGGGACTGCCATGAGTTCTCCAAGACCCTATTGCCTATGTACTTCAAGCACAGCAATTTCTCAAGCTTCATTCGCCAGCTCAACACTTAT GGATTCAAGAAGGTTGATCCGGATAGGTGGGAGTTTGTAAATGAAGGGTTTCAAGGAGGGAAGAAGCACTTGCTGAAAAGCATCAAGAGAAGAAGCAGATACAACAAGCAGCCACAAGGAAGCAATATCTCAGCTAATTCAACCAAAAAAGCCGGGTTAGAAGTCCAACTCGAAACGCTGAAGAAGGATCAAGACGTACTGAAACTCGAAATCTTGAATCTCAAACAGCAACAGAAGTACTCGCAGCATCAGCTGACTGCTGTCGAAGAGAGGATTCGAAATTCTGAGTGTAAGCAGCAGAGGATGCTGCTTTTCCTCACCAAGAcaacaaggaaacccaattttGTGGAGCAGCTAATGCAGAAAAGAGCGTTGAAGAGAGAGCTCGAGGGGGGCGATTTAGGAAAGAGAAGGAGGTTACTTTCAGCCCAAGGTTTTGAAGATTTTGGTGATTGTGGAGACCAAGTTCAAGTCTTGGCTGGGCAATTGCCGGAAGTAGTGGTTCCTCAACAGCAAGAAACCCCATTGCCAGCTTCCGTGGTTGATAAATCATGTAGTTCGCTTCAAAATAATAAGCCACAGGCAGAAGTGCACTTTGTTTACCATGATATGTCCGACAAATTGCTCCAAGAGAATTCAGTTTTTGATGATGAATATGCAGTCAATGACTCAAACTTTTACCAGGAATTGGAGGATTTAATTACCGGGCCACACGACTTTGATGATTTGGTTGTCAAGCCACGTGATTGGAGTGGATATGTTAGTAACTGCTTGGTTGAACAAGCTGGTTGTGTTGGATCAATGCCTTGA
- the LOC112189316 gene encoding BTB/POZ domain and ankyrin repeat-containing protein NPR1 translates to MEYTKTCFSDSNEVVSSSISIAHHHSPSSSSPPPDITSLKHLSDNLELIVDSSYFADAKIVVGNGREVPVHRCILAARSSFFKNVFSAKEGSSSIRFELKKLAKEYDVGLDSLLAVLGYLYSGKLKSFTKGVCVCVDDSCAHVACRPVVDFMVEVLYASSTFQISELVTLYQRHLLDILENITIDDVLVVLYVANICGKACERLVGRCIEMIVKSDVDIVTLEKALPQGSVKRITDSRLALGLDSSRSSNAASNFPDKHTKRIHRALDSDDVELVRMLLKEGHTNLDDAHALHYAVAYCDAKTTAELLDLGSADVNCRNLRGYTVLHLAATRKDPKIIVSLLTKGARPSDVTLDGRKALQITKRLTRAADFFNSNDEGKSSSNDRLCIEILEQAEGRDPVLGEASLLLAMAGDDLRMKLLYLENRVGLARYLFPMEAKIVMDITQLDETSAFPLACLSLNNLAGSQTTTVDLNEAPFQIKEEHLARLRALYRSTEIGKRFFPRCSEVLNKIMDGDEVSWLTYTGNDTPEIRLSKRKRYMEIQEVLSKAFDEDKQEIDRSGMSSSSSSTSARVVRPKLTIDQHSKQT, encoded by the exons ATGGAATATACAAAAACTTGTTTTTCGGATTCCAACGAGGTTGTTAGCAGTAGCATAAGTATAGCTCACCACCactctccctcttcttcttcacctcctCCTGATATCACATCCCTCAAGCACCTCTCCGATAATCTCGAACTGATAGTTGACTCCTCGTACTTTGCCGACGCCAAAATAGTCGTCGGCAACGGCCGGGAAGTCCCCGTCCACCGCTGCATCCTCGCCGCGAGGAGCTCGTTTTTCAAGAACGTCTTCTCAGCTAAAGAAGGCAGTAGCTCTATTAGGTTTGAATTGAAGAAGTTGGCGAAGGAATACGACGTTGGATTGGACTCACTGTTGGCTGTTTTGGGTTACTTGTACAGCGGCAAGCTCAAGTCTTTCACTAAAGGCGTTTGTGTTTGTGTAGACGACTCTTGTGCTCATGTTGCTTGTCGTCCCGTCGTTGATTTCATGGTGGAGGTTCTCTATGCTTCTTCAACATTTCAAATCTCAGAACTGGTCACTCTTTACCAG AGGCATTTGCTTGATATTCTTGAAAACATAACCATAGATGATGTGTTGGTGGTTCTATATGTTGCGAATATCTGTGGTAAAGCTTGTGAGAGATTGGTGGGGAGATGTATTGAGATGATAGTGAAGTCTGATGTTGATATTGTCACTCTTGAGAAAGCATTGCCTCAAGGATCCGTGAAGCGAATCACAGATTCGAGGTTGGCTCTTGGTCTGGACAGTTCTCGGAGCAGTAATGCTGCGAGTAACTTTCCGGATAAGCACACAAAGAGGATACACAGGGCTTTGGATTCTGATGATGTTGAGTTGGTTCGAATGCTGTTGAAAGAGGGGCATACGAATCTTGACGATGCGCATGCACTTCACTATGCTGTGGCATACTGTGATGCAAAGACCACAGCAGAGCTGCTTGATCTTGGAAGTGCGGATGTGAATTGCAGGAACCTGAGGGGTTACACTGTGCTGCACCTTGCGGCGACCAGGAAGGATCCTAAGATCATTGTGTCACTACTTACAAAGGGTGCTCGTCCCTCGGATGTTACATTGGATGGCAGGAAAGCTCTTCAGATCACTAAGCGTCTTACCAGAGCTGCGGATTTTTTCAACTCGAATGATGAGGGCAAGTCTTCTTCCAATGACCGCTTGTGTATAGAGATATTGGAGCAAGCAGAAGGGAGGGATCCTGTGCTTGGAGAAGCTTCTCTTTTGCTTGCGATGGCTGGCGATGATCTGCGTATGAAACTCTTGTACCTTGAGAACAGAG TTGGACTGGCAAGGTACCTGTTCCCCATGGAAGCAAAGATTGTAATGGATATTACTCAACTTGATGAAACTTCAGCGTTTCCATTAGCCTGCCTGAGCCTGAATAATCTTGCCGGTTCCCAGACAACAACTGTGGACTTGAACGAGGCACCCTTCCAGATTAAGGAAGAACATCTTGCCAGACTAAGAGCACTGTACCGATCTA CGGAAATTGGGAAACGGTTCTTTCCTCGTTGTTCAGAAGTACTGAACAAGATCATGGATGGTGATGAAGTGTCATGGCTTACATACACAGGGAATGACACTCCAGAAATAAGGCTCTCAAAGAGAAAAAGGTACATGGAAATCCAAGAAGTACTAAGTAAGGCTTTTGATGAAGATAAACAGGAAATTGATCGTTCTGGAATGTCATCATCCTCATCTTCTACATCAGCACGAGTAGTAAGGCCTAAGCTCACTATCGATCAACATTCGAAACAAACATGA